The proteins below are encoded in one region of Desulfobacterales bacterium:
- a CDS encoding TRAP transporter TatT component family protein: MRLRRLPHKFVALTLIVVFAGGCMPSKKLTVMSTAALLEDITRASAKQSDLRVIREGMPAYLLLMDGMVEAWPDNEAILLGAAQGYSSFSSAFIADVDKDYAVALTAKAKQYALSALELRGFKNLRSKSMDDFKTGLGDMDKKDLPYLFWGASCWGNWIALNLDSMAALAELPRVEAMMRRTLALDAGFYYGGPHLFMGIWYASQPSMAGGNLDLSREHFLKAREFGKGQFLMADVYFAQYFARKAFDRELFTATLKKVLETPADTIPDLTLLNTVARRKAKEMLERVDDYF, encoded by the coding sequence ATGAGGCTTCGACGGTTACCCCATAAGTTCGTGGCGCTGACGCTAATTGTCGTGTTTGCCGGGGGGTGCATGCCCTCGAAAAAGCTGACGGTTATGTCAACGGCCGCTTTGCTTGAAGACATCACGCGGGCCTCTGCCAAACAGTCCGATCTTCGGGTTATCCGCGAAGGGATGCCGGCTTATCTCCTTTTAATGGACGGTATGGTGGAAGCCTGGCCGGATAATGAGGCCATTTTGCTGGGCGCAGCCCAGGGCTATAGCTCGTTCAGCTCAGCCTTTATTGCCGATGTCGACAAAGATTATGCCGTCGCCTTGACCGCCAAGGCAAAACAATACGCACTCAGTGCACTGGAGCTGCGTGGTTTTAAAAATCTGCGTTCAAAGTCAATGGATGATTTTAAAACCGGCCTTGGGGATATGGATAAAAAGGACCTACCGTATCTTTTCTGGGGTGCTTCCTGCTGGGGCAATTGGATCGCTTTAAATTTGGATTCCATGGCGGCCCTGGCCGAACTACCCAGGGTGGAGGCCATGATGCGGCGAACCCTGGCACTGGATGCCGGGTTTTATTACGGCGGTCCTCATCTTTTCATGGGCATCTGGTATGCGTCGCAACCCAGCATGGCCGGTGGGAACCTGGACCTGTCCCGGGAGCATTTTTTAAAAGCCCGTGAATTCGGAAAGGGTCAATTCCTCATGGCCGACGTGTATTTTGCCCAATACTTTGCCCGCAAGGCGTTTGATCGGGAGCTTTTTACAGCCACCTTAAAAAAAGTCCTGGAGACCCCGGCCGATACTATACCGGACTTGACATTGCTCAACACCGTCGCCCGGCGCAAGGCCAAAGAAATGCTGGAGCGGGTTGACGATTATTTTTGA
- a CDS encoding rhodanese-like domain-containing protein encodes MKTNIKKLTGIVAIIAILAAPVLAGEYRLLRPAELKNMLKNKDFFLLDVHVPELSHIPGTDAFIDYRKIRQNSRQLPSEKNTRIVVYCLGGGMSFTAARELVEMGYTHVYDLAGGTLAYHRLPD; translated from the coding sequence ATGAAAACAAACATAAAAAAATTAACCGGAATCGTCGCGATAATCGCTATTCTGGCCGCACCGGTTCTGGCGGGGGAATATCGGCTCCTGCGGCCGGCCGAACTCAAAAATATGCTGAAGAACAAGGACTTTTTTCTGCTGGACGTCCACGTGCCGGAGCTGTCCCATATTCCCGGCACGGATGCATTTATTGATTACCGTAAAATCAGACAGAACAGTCGGCAGCTTCCGTCCGAAAAGAATACCAGAATAGTCGTTTATTGCCTGGGAGGCGGGATGAGCTTTACGGCCGCCCGGGAGTTGGTGGAAATGGGATATACCCATGTCTATGATCTGGCGGGCGGTACCCTTGCCTACCATCGGCTGCCGGATTAA
- a CDS encoding TRAP transporter small permease — protein MNRWHRFDNFISRLEHILITVLLSTMILTAFLQIVLRNFFSTGLAWGDPLVRYLVIWVGFIGAAIATKEGKHITIEIVSYWLSGQANRYVQSVSHLFSALICGLLTWAALKFVRVEALMGGPAIFDLPAWAPLVIIPVAFAIMALRFGLQFGIELFTVFNSPSKHDQNLGT, from the coding sequence ATGAATCGATGGCATCGTTTCGACAATTTTATCTCCCGGCTGGAGCACATCCTGATCACCGTGCTCCTCAGTACCATGATTTTAACGGCTTTTTTACAGATCGTCCTTCGCAATTTTTTCAGCACCGGTCTGGCCTGGGGTGATCCGCTGGTCCGATACCTGGTGATCTGGGTCGGATTTATCGGCGCGGCCATTGCCACCAAAGAAGGCAAGCACATTACGATTGAAATTGTATCTTACTGGCTGTCGGGTCAGGCCAACCGCTATGTTCAGTCGGTTTCCCATCTTTTTTCAGCCCTGATCTGCGGGCTGCTGACCTGGGCTGCATTGAAATTTGTGCGGGTGGAAGCCCTGATGGGCGGGCCGGCTATTTTCGATCTTCCGGCCTGGGCGCCCCTGGTCATCATTCCGGTTGCCTTCGCCATTATGGCCCTGAGGTTTGGACTTCAGTTCGGCATCGAACTCTTTACTGTTTTTAATTCCCCTTCTAAACACGATCAGAATCTTGGGACATGA
- a CDS encoding DUF898 family protein, with protein sequence MTAPRYNVIYRGKILPGFDVATAKSKLITTFALSGEKAEKILKSGRMVLKKDTDEATARKIGTALKRAGLDIVLSKSGPAILPEKTDPVQASDRRELNLPKSGRIPPASGQPAETAEPVPAAPLPVKATSKIPFEFRGSGSAYFKIWIVNIILSILTLGIYSAWAKVRRKQYFYGSTRLEGASFEYLAKPLKILKGRVIIVIMVLITSTVSQLIPIAGPVFSLVFVFVLPWIVVRSLSFNARNSSFRNIRFGFSGSVKDAALVFILWPALSFLTLGLLFPAAYYRQKKFIVENSSYGSTRFSFSATSKDYYGLYLKALLPILLGIVAIVGSAFVFVPIVPLLGLVLYLYLFSYFSVQTTNLLFNSGRLAGHRFSANLKVRGLIVIVAANSVATALTLGLFYPWAKVRAYRYKLENMTLVAAGELESFIAGEEKQVSAFAGEVSDFFDMDFGL encoded by the coding sequence ATGACAGCGCCGCGATACAACGTTATCTATCGGGGGAAAATACTGCCGGGATTTGATGTTGCAACGGCAAAATCAAAACTCATCACGACTTTCGCTCTCAGCGGGGAAAAGGCTGAAAAGATCCTGAAAAGCGGCCGGATGGTTTTAAAGAAAGATACCGATGAGGCCACCGCCCGCAAAATCGGTACAGCCTTAAAACGGGCCGGCTTGGATATTGTCCTATCCAAAAGCGGACCGGCCATCTTGCCTGAAAAGACCGACCCTGTCCAGGCTTCGGATCGTCGTGAACTTAATCTGCCGAAATCAGGAAGAATACCCCCCGCGAGCGGCCAGCCGGCTGAAACCGCAGAACCGGTCCCGGCGGCACCCCTGCCGGTAAAAGCAACCTCGAAAATACCCTTTGAATTTCGGGGAAGCGGATCCGCTTACTTTAAAATCTGGATCGTCAATATTATTCTGTCCATTCTGACGCTGGGCATTTATTCAGCCTGGGCCAAGGTCAGGAGAAAACAGTACTTTTACGGCAGCACGCGGCTGGAAGGCGCCAGCTTTGAGTATCTTGCCAAGCCGCTTAAAATTCTAAAAGGCCGCGTGATTATCGTCATCATGGTACTGATCACTTCCACGGTATCCCAACTGATCCCGATTGCCGGCCCGGTCTTCAGTCTGGTTTTCGTTTTTGTCCTGCCCTGGATCGTGGTTCGCTCCCTGTCTTTTAATGCCCGCAACAGTTCTTTCAGAAATATCCGTTTCGGGTTCAGCGGCAGCGTCAAAGACGCCGCCTTGGTTTTCATCTTATGGCCGGCCCTGTCCTTCTTAACCCTCGGTCTTCTTTTTCCGGCCGCTTATTACCGCCAGAAGAAGTTTATTGTTGAAAACAGTTCCTATGGCAGCACCCGATTCAGTTTCAGTGCAACTTCCAAGGATTATTACGGGCTTTATCTCAAGGCACTGCTGCCGATTTTGCTCGGCATTGTTGCGATTGTCGGCTCGGCCTTTGTGTTCGTGCCCATCGTCCCATTGCTGGGCCTGGTTTTATACCTTTATCTTTTTAGTTACTTTTCGGTACAAACCACCAACCTGCTCTTTAACTCCGGCCGGCTGGCGGGCCATCGCTTCAGCGCAAACCTGAAAGTGCGGGGCCTGATCGTTATCGTTGCCGCCAACTCAGTGGCCACTGCTTTGACCCTGGGCCTTTTTTATCCCTGGGCAAAGGTCCGGGCGTACCGTTATAAACTGGAAAATATGACGCTGGTTGCCGCTGGAGAGCTTGAAAGCTTCATTGCCGGTGAAGAAAAGCAGGTCAGTGCTTTCGCCGGCGAAGTCAGCGATTTTTTTGACATGGACTTCGGCCTATGA
- the dctP gene encoding TRAP transporter substrate-binding protein DctP — MIISRKLMWMGVIFGALFCMVLPLNSTAGTVQVKIATLAPEGSPWLKTFNLVNAELKKKTNNQVQLKIYPGGVLGDERDMLRKMYIEQIHGAVLTSSTLSLIFPEIKVFQAPFMFQTSDEVDHVLKKMDLFFRKGFNEKGFRIMGWSEGGFVRLMSVTPVDTLEKIKKVKVWIWEDAPMARAIFDEAGVSAIPLSVPDVLVGLQTGLVDIVYAPPSGAIALQWFTKTKFINDVPLIYLMGGIVIKNSFMKKLSPVQQDLLEESFSRHMDGLQAMVRRQNEDAMKVMTDYGVKTLTVSDDEVEKFKDLAAKALQKMCGSDFSQQTLNELKEHLAVYRKTIKP, encoded by the coding sequence ATGATCATATCCCGAAAGTTGATGTGGATGGGGGTTATTTTTGGAGCGCTGTTCTGTATGGTGCTGCCATTAAACAGTACGGCCGGGACAGTACAAGTTAAAATTGCCACGCTGGCCCCCGAAGGCAGTCCCTGGCTGAAGACATTTAACCTGGTGAATGCCGAACTGAAAAAAAAGACAAACAACCAGGTACAGCTTAAAATATATCCCGGCGGCGTACTGGGCGATGAAAGGGATATGCTTCGTAAAATGTATATCGAGCAGATTCACGGAGCGGTCCTGACGTCTTCCACTCTTTCCCTGATTTTTCCCGAAATCAAGGTTTTCCAGGCGCCTTTTATGTTTCAGACCAGCGATGAGGTCGATCATGTTCTGAAAAAAATGGACCTCTTCTTCCGCAAGGGATTTAACGAAAAAGGATTTCGGATTATGGGCTGGTCCGAGGGGGGCTTTGTGCGGCTGATGTCGGTCACGCCGGTGGACACCCTCGAAAAAATTAAAAAAGTTAAGGTGTGGATTTGGGAGGATGCGCCCATGGCCCGGGCGATTTTCGATGAAGCCGGGGTTTCGGCCATCCCGCTTTCGGTGCCGGATGTGCTGGTGGGGCTGCAAACCGGGCTGGTGGACATCGTCTATGCGCCGCCTTCGGGCGCCATCGCCCTGCAGTGGTTCACCAAAACCAAATTCATAAACGATGTTCCCCTGATATACCTGATGGGCGGGATTGTGATCAAGAACAGCTTCATGAAAAAACTCAGTCCGGTACAGCAGGATCTGCTGGAAGAAAGCTTCAGCCGTCACATGGACGGCCTCCAGGCGATGGTCCGCCGGCAGAACGAGGATGCCATGAAGGTGATGACGGATTACGGGGTTAAAACCCTTACGGTTTCAGATGATGAAGTTGAAAAGTTCAAGGATCTGGCGGCTAAAGCGCTTCAAAAGATGTGCGGGAGCGATTTTTCCCAGCAAACCCTGAATGAGTTGAAAGAACACCTGGCGGTGTACCGCAAGACAATAAAACCATGA
- a CDS encoding DUF362 domain-containing protein — MSKVLVMDSTYENCREAVEQAFAIFPVDVRGKRVAVKMNALKACDPDRHAMVTHYRLLQAVIAKLETLNPAAITVGDSVGTESYGNSEYVFRNSRLKEAAGPYYRNFNQNLTVVELDKPFKRKVAVLKDVLDADVYISVPKMKTHGLTMISGAIKNNYGLLTGGQKAWYHYHCVKPEKFAEIVIEMFRLRPPDLVIMDAILAMEGYGPASPETRWVNKVLASDDAAALDRVEAHIVGFNLEDVPYLCLARDLSLGETEMDRISVIGRADVIAEYHRPTPPESSYSYKAGVGSGRTSIDFYRQRVAYRPSISAQVCQHRQGCSACVDICPSGALSKGSDTPELDAAKCMLCSACREVCTYSGLELVPHEVTMRSLSEK, encoded by the coding sequence ATGAGTAAAGTTCTGGTAATGGACAGTACCTATGAAAACTGCCGGGAAGCCGTCGAACAGGCTTTTGCGATTTTTCCGGTGGATGTCCGCGGCAAAAGGGTCGCGGTCAAAATGAACGCCCTGAAGGCCTGCGACCCGGACCGGCACGCCATGGTGACCCACTACCGGCTGCTGCAGGCCGTCATTGCAAAGCTGGAAACACTCAACCCCGCAGCAATCACGGTCGGCGATTCAGTGGGAACCGAATCCTATGGAAATTCGGAGTACGTTTTCCGCAATTCCCGGCTGAAAGAAGCCGCCGGGCCCTATTATCGCAATTTCAACCAGAACCTGACGGTGGTCGAACTGGATAAACCCTTTAAACGCAAGGTGGCCGTCCTCAAAGATGTCCTGGATGCGGACGTTTACATATCCGTCCCCAAGATGAAAACCCACGGCCTGACCATGATCAGCGGCGCCATTAAAAACAATTACGGTTTGCTGACCGGCGGGCAAAAAGCCTGGTATCACTATCACTGCGTCAAGCCCGAAAAATTTGCTGAAATCGTGATTGAAATGTTCCGGCTGCGGCCGCCTGATCTTGTGATCATGGACGCCATTTTAGCCATGGAAGGCTACGGCCCGGCATCGCCTGAAACCCGATGGGTCAACAAGGTCTTGGCCTCGGATGATGCCGCGGCTTTGGACCGGGTCGAAGCCCACATCGTCGGGTTTAACCTGGAGGACGTTCCCTATCTATGCCTGGCCCGGGACCTGTCGCTGGGGGAAACGGAGATGGACCGTATCAGCGTCATCGGCCGTGCGGACGTCATTGCGGAATATCATCGGCCGACGCCGCCCGAATCGAGCTACAGTTACAAAGCGGGCGTGGGCAGCGGGCGGACGTCCATCGATTTTTACCGGCAGCGGGTAGCCTACCGGCCGTCCATTTCCGCGCAAGTATGCCAGCACCGCCAGGGCTGCAGCGCCTGTGTCGACATCTGCCCTTCAGGGGCTTTGTCCAAAGGAAGTGATACCCCCGAACTCGATGCCGCCAAGTGCATGCTTTGCAGTGCCTGTCGTGAAGTCTGCACCTATTCCGGCCTTGAACTGGTCCCCCACGAGGTCACCATGCGATCCCTGTCGGAAAAATGA
- a CDS encoding M48 family metallopeptidase, which yields MISIAGRWYDGRTSAQTPAICRIYDSGAVRVEQLETGALLLSLPRLRIDTSGRLADTPRYLYFPNGEKFETDDNEAVDRLNAHFKRSSGLSLIHRLESRWPYVLTALLIMLLFLWGGIRYGVPFLAKIIAFRLPPSVFKVAGNQTLEFLDRSLLAPSQLEAIEQARLLTHFQSAITNHPDDKLTIQFRKGGKIGPNAFALPDGTIILTDEMVGLATDDDELLAVLVHEIGHVVHRHGMRTMVQDSLLGFALLAITGDVSGSSELFLGLPVLLTQLAYSRGFETEADQYALGYLRSHKIAPIHFAGLMRRIDRKRADPSGDSEKKWMNYLSTHPLTEKRLQSFEANGAIPAN from the coding sequence ATGATTTCCATTGCGGGAAGATGGTACGATGGCCGCACGTCGGCGCAAACCCCGGCCATATGCCGGATATATGACAGCGGCGCGGTCCGTGTGGAGCAGCTTGAAACCGGCGCGCTGCTTCTCTCTCTGCCGCGCTTGCGCATTGATACCTCTGGGCGTCTGGCCGATACCCCCCGCTATCTATACTTTCCAAACGGAGAAAAATTCGAAACCGACGACAACGAAGCCGTCGACCGCCTGAACGCCCATTTCAAACGATCGTCCGGATTATCACTGATTCATCGGCTGGAAAGCCGCTGGCCTTATGTGTTGACCGCGCTGTTGATCATGCTTCTGTTCCTGTGGGGAGGCATCCGCTACGGGGTTCCGTTTCTGGCCAAAATAATTGCCTTTCGCCTACCGCCGTCAGTCTTCAAAGTGGCCGGCAATCAGACCCTTGAATTTTTGGATAGATCCCTTTTAGCCCCCTCGCAACTGGAGGCTATCGAGCAAGCCCGCCTGCTGACGCACTTTCAGTCGGCCATAACAAACCATCCGGATGACAAGCTCACCATTCAGTTCCGTAAAGGCGGCAAAATCGGCCCGAATGCCTTTGCACTTCCCGACGGAACGATTATACTTACCGATGAAATGGTCGGGCTGGCAACGGATGATGATGAATTGCTGGCGGTACTGGTGCATGAAATCGGGCATGTGGTCCACCGCCATGGCATGCGCACCATGGTACAGGATTCTCTGCTGGGTTTTGCGCTTCTGGCAATCACCGGTGATGTTTCCGGATCGTCGGAGCTTTTTCTGGGCCTGCCGGTGCTGCTGACCCAACTGGCCTATTCCCGCGGGTTTGAAACCGAGGCGGACCAATATGCCCTGGGCTACCTGCGTTCCCATAAAATCGCACCGATACACTTTGCCGGGCTGATGCGCCGCATCGACAGAAAACGGGCCGATCCATCAGGCGATTCAGAAAAAAAATGGATGAACTACCTCTCCACCCATCCCTTGACCGAAAAGCGTCTTCAAAGTTTCGAGGCGAACGGGGCCATACCTGCCAATTAA